TCTGGGCTGAGGGAACCTTCAACTCTGTTGTCCCTTCCTGCTCCCCTCAGTCACTCCAGATTGCTTTGTGTGCATGTCTGTACGAGGAGAAGGGCAATAGTTTATCAGATCCCATTAGCCCTTATctcaggtttattttatttacttttatatatatgcttatatatttggaagaattactttaaaatagcataaactgaaaacttatatccatacaaaaacctgcacagctttattcataattgccaaaaccggGGGCAGCCAAGATGTCCTTtggtagataaatggataaataagttgtggtacatccacacgatggaatattattcagtgttaaaaagagATGCGCTGTCATGCCATGGAAGACAATGGAGGAGCCTCAGATggatattattaagtgaaagaagccaatttgaaaaggcttcatactgtatgattccaactctgacgttctggaaaaggcaaaactatggagaccagTAAAAATATCGGTGGCTGCCAgggttgggagggggagggaggggtgaataAGGTGGAGCAGAAAGGATTTTTAGGGCCCTGAAACGACTCGGTGTGGTACAAATGGTGGATTTATGTGGtttttgtcaaaacccatagaacataCACCACCAGGagagaaccctaatgtaaaccgtGGACTTCGGGTGGTAACGATGTGTCGATGGAGGATCATCAGGATGTTGCGAAGTGGGAAGGCTGTgtgtttgtgggggggggggggtggtccatGGGAAATCTCCTTGCTTTCCACTCAGTTCTGCTACGAACTTAAAActcctctaaaaaataaagtatttttcttgATGGCataaactcattaaaaaatacatacgtGTTGACATGGGTCCATGGATCAGTGTCTGAGAGGGTTGTCTCTGGGTTCCCTAAAACTGTGTGAGAAATATGGTGTGTATGTGGCATTTTTCTGAGTGTCGCTGTAGCTTTAATCAGATCCATGAAGGgagccccctccttccccaggctGTGGGATATGGGGGGGGGCCGGCGGCAGAGCACCAACCTGTCACCCCAAACCCCAAGGTTCCTCCAGACAGCAGAGATGGTGAAGCCCTCCACCCTGTCCCCCAGCCATGAGTCCAGCAGCTCGTCAGGCTCCGATGAAGGCACTGAGTACTACCCCCACCTGGGTGAGAGGTGTTCTGGGGGCGGCAGTGGTGGGCAGGGGAGAGTGGGGGGCGGAAACCGGGCGTACTCTGGGGAGGGGGCGCTGGGAGGAGCACCTGTGAGGGTTGTGAGGAGGAGAGTCAAAAAGGATTAGCTGCCACTTCCTCTGAGGGTCCCCCTGGCCATCAGGGCCATGACCCTCGAGTCCAGCTCTGGCCCCTCGATCAGAATGGGAGCCCCTTGGGGGCAGGACCCTAGTCTGCCTGTTTCTGGGTCCATGGCACGGGGCTCAGGGAGTGAGTGTGGAGTCGGCCCTGGGGGCGCCATGCACCCTGGTCACCCTGCTTGGGCCCCTACACGCACATACTTGGTCCGCTCTGTCCTTGCCCTGCTCTCTGACGCACTGCTCTTCTGCAAAGATGCGGCTCATTTATGACACCCCAGGCAGGGTCTTCCCCGCGTCCTCCACCTGGCCCAGCCCCTGGTCTTTCTGCCAGGCTCCTGATCACGCGGCCGTCTTCCTCTTCTGCCTTTTCCATCAGACTGGGGACttcctgagggcagagaccagaTCTGACTCATTTCTCTGGGTCCCCAGCGccgcccagcacagggcctggtactAAAGGGAGGTTACTTGTCATGTAAATACAAGTGATCTGAACTCCGGGGCAGTGCCGCCTTTGGTGTGAGAAGGGGAACACAGCACGAGCACGAGCTGCCGCACATTCCTGTCTCCTCCCACCCGCAGTCTTCCTGCAGAACAAAGCTCGCCGGGAGGACTTCTGCCCTCGGAAGCTGCGGCAGATGCACCTGATGATTGACCAGCTCATGGCCCACTCCCACCTGCGGTACAAGGGTGAGggtcccccagccaccccccaaGCTGGCCAGTGGCCTCCTGGCTCCCAATCCAGTCCCATAGCCCCGGCCCCCAGACCGGTCCTGTGACCCCAGCTTGACCACCCTGCGCGTACCTCCCCCGGCCCTGCAGCGCTGCCTGCAGCCTCACGGGTTCTCTCCGCCAGGTACGCTGTCCATGTTACAGTGCAACGTCTTCCCTGGGCTCCCACCCGACTTCCTGGACTCCGAGGTCAATCTGTTCCTGATGCCCTTCATGGACAGCGAGGCAGAGAGTGAAACCCCCCCAAGAGCAGGTACGGTTCCGCCTCGAGGGGATCTGGTCCGTAGGGAGACACGGCCCACCTGATGAGAGGGAGACACAGGCTGCCCTGGTCTGGGGGTGACAGGGACCCGCCCTGGTCTGAGGGGAGACTCAAGCCTGTCCTTGAGGTGCTCAGACCCTTCCGTAGGAGCATGTTTCCGAGTCACGGAAGGACGGGGGGACCTGGGCCGGGGCTGAACTCAGAGGCGCTCCTGGCAGGCCGGGATGCTGTTGACGGGGAGGAAGGGCCTCTCTCGGCAGGctgtcccccttcccctcccctcctaacTTCTGACTTCCCAGGACCCAGTTCCAGCCCACTCTTCTCCCTGCTCCCTGGGTACCGAGGCCACCCCAGCTTCCAGTCCTTGGTGAGCAAGCTCCGGAGCCAAGTGATGTCCATGGCCCGGCCGCAGCTGTCACACACGATCCTCACCGAGAAGAACTGGTAAGAGCGCTCGGCAGAGGAGGTCCAGTTTTACTAGTGGGGAGGTTTAGGCTCAGAGAAAGGAAGCGTCACGTAGCAAGGTCATGCACTGTGGTTGGGTGTCACTTGACTGCAAGGAGTAGGGCCAGTGAGCCCAGTCAAGTTTAAAGATTTATTCTGAGGCCCTGAGCGCAGAGAGCATAGCTGCACCGGAGAGGAAAGCGGAAAGCTGTCAGGGGCCACAGGAGCCGCGTTCtccaggcccctccctccccccactggcCCCCTCCACTGGGAGCCTCTGCCCCTGGCTTTCTCTACCTTCCTTCACAAAGCCCTGCGCTGCTTCCCCAGCCCCGACTCTACGTGGCTCTCTATGCCCAGAGCCCACAGCAGTGCTGCCACAGACCCGGGGCTGCCTCATCTCAtttcccagagaaacagaaacttgAGAAGTAGCTGCAGCTTGGCTCCCCTGGGTCTGTCTGCAGTCGGCTGTGGGCGGAAGGGGCGGGGAGTGCAGACACAGCAGGAAGCCACTCGAGTGCAGGTCGGagctctgtttctctctttggtCTAAACCAGGGCCCAGCGGGGAGGGGAGAATTTGGGAGGTGGGAGGGTTATGCAGCTGCTAGACATTTCTGATCATCACAAGACTGGAGGGATGTAGAGATAGACCCCTACCCACAAAGGCCAGCACTGAGTGCAGCGGGAAGCAGTTTGGGCCCAGAGGTGGGCGCTCGAGGACTTCAGCTTCCCTTCCCCTGGGGAGGTGAGAGGATCAGGCCACCTAGCATCGGCGTTGGCATCTTCCCTGTGTCCCAGGCGTTACGGTCATGCGGGGGCCACAGCCAGGGCAGCTCTGACTGTTGACGTCCCCTCACAGGTTCCACTACGCCGCCCGGATCTGGGACGGGGTGAAAAAGTCCTCCGCCCTGGCAGAGTACAGCCGCCTGCTGGCCTGAGGCCAAGGGGAGGAATGTCTCGCAGAGAACCTCCTTCCGGGCCCCCAGTGGATGGCGAGGGGCACCCACATCCTCTCCCCGTGGGGCGGAGAGCGGCAGCAGGCCTGATGGACAAGGGACTGTGACTTCCTCACCCGGAGACACGAGGTGTCCAGGGCCAGGCCCCCATCCTCAAGGGAGTGTTGTTCAGGGGGTGACTTTGAGATCCCGCCCCCAGCCTGGACGAGGTAGCCCATCATCAGCCCCCACAGTGACAGGCGGCGGGAGGAGCCTGAGTGGTCACCAGGAAGCCCAGGCTCCGTGTCGGCCTCCCTCTGCAGGGACAGGAGCAGCAGGTCCCTCTGTCCTGACGCCAGGCCCCTGCCTGGAAGGTGAGGCAGGGTCTGGGAGCTCTTTATTGGGGCAGATCTGGTGGCTGGAATAAAAACAGTCATGCAAGCCTGTTCTGGagctcctcttcttccccctccccagcgtGCTGTCCTGGGAATCCCCCCAGTTCTGGGTCCCAGCCCTTGGGGGCAGGTTAGTCATGGCCTCCCACTGGACCCTGAATGAACTTCCCATGGGCACATCCACCGTAGGTCAGAGAGTTGTCAGGGGTGGTTAAAGACCAGTCTTTGCTACGTAGGAAGCCTCTAGAAAGGGGTATTCTATTTCCTGGGGTGATATCAAGCCTCCCATCTCTGTGTGTCATGGAGAGGAAGGTACAGGGCCCTCGTTTTCTGCTCACTTGAAGACGGTGCCTTCCCTTTGGTGAAATGCCTAGTTAAATGCAATGCCTAACTCAATTCGTTAAAAAATAGAACACGTCCCTAGTTAAATACAATTAGTCAATATAGTATACTGTCACTCGGTGTTCACAAggggttggttccaggactcccCATAGATACCGAAATCCTTGGATGCTCAAGTCCGGTATATTAAACagcatagtatttgcatgtaacGTGCGCACATCCTTCCATCTACTGTAAGTCATCTTCTAGACTAGTTAAAAAACCTAATCCACCAGTcagtgctatgtaaatagttgtaaatacaatgtaaatggtatgtaaatagttgccagcacttGGAAAAgtcaagttttactttttggaactttctggaatttttttttttcaaatattttcaatccaaggtgggttgaatccacggatgtgGAACCCtgggatacagagggccaactgtacttcCCCTTAGTCAAAACAGGTTCTACCCTTGTTCAGATACTCATGTGTTATCCTTGCACGTGATGTTATCCTTACACACGGTGGCTCCCTTCCTCTCTAAACCTCAACTGCTCTTGCTGAGAAATGGTCCCTCCCTTTCATCCAGAACCTACCCTCAATTAAATACACCATACAGTTCACTGTAGTACCTATCCTCACCTGCTCAGTTAAATATGGTACATCATCCTAGTTTAGGGTTTCCCAAAGTATGTCTCCAGATCGGTCTGTTCACCGCACCCGAATCCCAGACTAGTCCTGGCCCTCCAATCGTGCCACTCCAGCCTGGTTCCAGTCCGACCAGCTGATCGGCTCTGCCCACCACCCCCCAGGCCACTTTGGTCTCCCTGGCTTCCCCCTGCCCTCTGGTGTACCCTGTGTACAGTCCTGGTGTCCAGGTCATGGGAATCCTGAGGTCTTGAGAAAAAAAGCACAGCTGAAGAGGGTAGAGTGAGGGCCAACCTCACTGAAGAGGGTAGAGAGAGGGTCAGTGAAGAAAGCAGGCCAGAGAAGGTCTGGCCAGAAGTGGGGAGTCTGCAGACCCCAGGTCTGGGAGGTTCGAGGCCCAGGGCAGGCTCTGGCCCTGCCACCACTGGCTGAGACCTCCCTTCCTGCCTGCTTCCTAGGCAGGAACCTCCCTTCGTGACCCCCCAGGCCCTTGAGAGCTGTTCACTGCCCTCTTACGGAAATGCTTCTGCATCCTTTGCCACCGTGTCCCGATCTGCACAGACACCTTTCTGGCCGCTCTCTCCAGCCTGACAGCTGGCTCTGCTCTGCCTTATCAGAACTTAGCACTCCTGTGTCCCgttccctccccctgcttcccagGGGAGTGCTGGTTGGTGTGTGGGTTCACCAGAGTAGGGAAGGTGGGGGCAACGGCAGCGAGTGCGTGAGACCCAGGGCACAGAAGCAGGAGAGCACACGGGCGCAGTCCAGGAGAGTTGCCGCTGAGTTTCTTCCTTCCCGTCCCCCAGTGCCACCCAGCCTGGGCATAGGTGGATCCTGCCTGCTCCCAGCCCCTCACTGCCACCTCCAGCTGGCCCAGGCTCAGGGCTGGGATCCTTGACTGGATTTATCTGGGAGCTTGTGTTCGGGGTTGTCGAGGGAGGCCTCTACCAGCACGCTCTAGGTGTCCACGTCCAGGGAGGTGTGGAGTATCCGGTAAACAGTGGTGAAGGAGAGGCCGCAGGCGGTCAGGGAGCCCAGGATGGGCACGTTGAGGGGCTCCTGGCTGAATGCCGAGGCATCCCCGGAGGCCTGGCCCAGCAGTTCCACCACCAGCGCCTCGGTGATCTTGGTCTTCGGGCCCTGTAGCGCCTCCAGGATCTTGTGCAGGGGCCGGCCCGTCTGCTCCACCAGCCTGACGAGGGAGCCCTCGTCCAAGCCGAAGCTGCGGCGGTAGCCCTCCAGGGAGCTGGTGAGCGTGTGTGTACAGGTCGCAGGCCACTTCCGGCACACCCGGCACGGGACTCGGGTTGGCCCCGCAGGCCACCATGGCCACCAGCCAGATGTGCTGCCATAGCGAGGCCGCCTTCCGCTCCAGCATGGGCTTGGAGACGTTGGGCAGGGCCACCAGGAACGCGTGCCGCTTGTGGCTCTCTAGGCCCCTCACCATCGACTCCTCCAGCAGGCGGAAGGCATACTTGCCCGACTCAAACATGGACAGCAGGAAGACCTTGGGGTCCTTGAGGCCCTCCGCTGCAGGAGACAAAAGCGCTTTCGGTGGGTTTCCGCGCCGAGCAGACCCAGCTGTCCTGAGAGCTGCCCGGGTGCAAGCTGGGTCTACACAGCATGTGGCTTAAGACCGTCAGCCCTGGAGCTAGGCTGCCTGAGTTCAGATCCCAGCCTCGCTCCCTACGCCCTGTGTGGCATCAGGCTATTTACCAGACCTCTCTGGGCTTTCCTGTACTTATCTGTAAAACCAAGGGATGATTGTAACCTACCTCCTAGGGATGGCATGGTGGTGAACTGAGCTGGTGAAAGTGGTGCGTGGCCTCTGGTGAGCCCTCAAGAAACGTTAGCTGCCGGCCACGACGCGTCGCCAGCATCCGCGTGGCATGGGCGGATAGCATTTGCACTGCTCTAACTTGGCCAATACATAAGCCAGTACCTAcccttttatttccttaatgCAAGTGACTGGtctccatcacaggtgactgaAGTGGCAGCCGTAAGCAGCATTTCACCGTGGGGGCCGTGTGACCCCGGGCGACCCCTCACCCCACTGTGGGCCTCGGTGGGAAgatgcaggggaagggggaggcaaGCCCTCAAGAATCcagccccccaaaaaataaataaaaactaaaaattaaaaaaataaataaggaaatagataggaatttcctggcagtcctacagttaggactctgtgctttcactgccgagggcccgggttcaattcctggttggggaattaagatcccgcaagacgctgggccaaaaaaaaagagaatccagCCCTCCAGAGCCCGCCCCTCACCCTCCAGCCTCTGCACACAGTCGTCCCTGATTGGGATGAGCACCCTCTCCTCCGAGAAGGGGCCGGGGCGGCAGCTGCACGAGGCGGCGATGTCCACACCCACTTTGGGGTGGATGCAGTAGAAGCGCTTGCCCCGCCACCCCGGATCTCAAGGGCCAGCTGGGCATGGTCGGCGGCGAAGCTCTCCAACGTAATGATGAGGAAGAAGTCGTACCGGCCCAGCAGCACCCACTGGAGGTATTTGTCAGCCCGGAAGGGGTGTGCGCCTATGCCCGGCAGGTCCCAGATGACGATGTTGGGGTACttggggtgcgggtacggcgtggGGTCCACGGTCATTTCCACCACGCCCGTGCAGGCCGAGGTGGGGTCCTCGCCCCCCAGCCCCCGGATGGTGTTGACAAGGTTGACTTGCCTGAGCCTGTTCCCCCGGTAACACCAATGTCCAGCCCGACGTTCTCCAGTGGATGAAGCGTAGATTGTAACTTGGCGGCTACTGCTGGCAGGTCCCCTGCCTCAAAGGCCTCCTTCAGAGCCCTGGTGTCTTTCGAGAGCTCCAGTATCTTGGACTGGCTGAGGCATGATTGGAAGACTTCGCTTGCCATGGGCTGCCTGACCCCCAGCTCTCCATCTTCAGGACTTGACGACCTTGGACAGGACCGGTAAGGGAGTATTTTCACTGAGTTGCCCTGTCTTCTCTACATCCCTCAGCTTGCCTGAAGTATTTGCGGCATCACCAGTAATAGCACTGAGAGTGTTACAAGATGCCAGGCctggtgctaagtgctttatttaAGTTCACATTTATTCATCACCACCAGCTTCTCCTCCTGGAGTATCTCATCAAATCctcaaaacagccagaaaaggaGATTCCCTCCCTTCCTATCCACATTTGGCATTGAGACGATAGATCACTTGCCCAAGGCCTCCAGCTAATTCCTGGGGATACTGGGAACGGGGCTGAGGTCTTTTGGTCCTGGAATTCAAAGTCTTACATTTGCGGGGGGGGCATTTACCATGCACCAGGCACTGGAATCATCCATAAAGGGCAGTGATTAAGAGCTGGAATCTTCATCATTGCTGGTAATCATAGATCAGGTTTATTTGATGTTTACTCTgggccagccactgttctaacCATATACATGATTTCATCAAGTGCCCATTCTACAGAgcaaaaaactgaggctcagggagataaAGGTCACTTGCTAAATGTCTTACAGCCTGCACCAGAACCAGGATATGGGCCAGCTCCCTCTGATCCTTTTGCCATACAACCCCCCCCAAATCTTTGCACAGCTAAGCCCCCACTACGTGCCAAGACCTCTTTGGGTGCTGCATTTCCAGCACTAGCAGAAGAGACGGGTCTAGTGCATTTGTGGAAACATCACTCATCCTCGCTGCCTGGCTCCTGATTACGTGCGTGTGCTCGGGAACCACAGGGCGCACCTAGGCAAGCCCCGTCCTGCCTCTAGGCCTCCGAGGCCTCACCGGCGTGACGGACAGGGCAGCCGCGTTTAAATCCTGGGATTGCGTGACTGTGTCTAATCCCAGCCGTGCCAGGGACTTGCGGGGTGACACGGGGCAAGCCATATCCCCTCTGGAGCCTTTGTtttcccctctgtgtgtgtgtgggggtgtcagtttcctcacctgtggagTGGATAGATGACTCCTTAGAGCCCTCCCAGCTCTGCTGTTTTAGGAAGACTCAGGGTCTTACTGCTGGCGAGGTTCAGGAAGAGGCCAGCTTGCGAAGGGCTTGGAACAGCGGGCTGAGCTTGATCTTTATCTGTGGGTAGCCATGGAACGGTTCtgagcagggaagggaggggtctGAGGTGGACATTAGAAAGAGCCCTCCTGGGAATACCCTGacggtcccgtggttaggactccgcgctttcactgccgagggcctgggttcgatccctggttggggaactgagatcctgcaagccatgtggtgtggccaataaataaataaataataaaaataattttaaaacgaGCCCTCCGTGGCCTTACGGTGCATGAGACTGGGGCCTGGGAGACAAggtgaggggctggggcaggacctaggtggggagggggaggtctcAGCTGGAACAGGGGCTGGGGATTGAGATGGGAGGTGGGAAAGGGAAAGATGGAGGCAGAAGGGACAGGACGAGGCCACCAGTTGGAAGCAGGAGACAAAAGTCACCCAGGCTGTCTCTCTTAACCTTAGGCCCAGTGTGGTGAGAGCACGCCTGACCTTTCCATCCCAGCCACTTGGGGTCGGTGAGTCCTGTGCTTAGGATGATGTCTGAGGGTCCACAGGTATAGGGATGTGGGCTGTGTTTTTGAGAATGGATTTGGAAGGGACCTTCTTTCTTGTGCATCTAGGGGGTCTGGGATATCCCTACCATGGTCCCTCGCACCTCCTTTGGTGCCGAAAGGTCCACATGAACCCCAAGTAGTCCTTGCAGAGCCAATGGGAGGCCTTCTGGGAAGAGGGGAATCTTTTGCAAAGCACAGAGCTCTTCAGCAAAGAAAATTGGCACCGCCTTTAAACCTCCAGGTAAAAGTGGACCCTCTTAGTCTGTTTCCCGGAGTCAGGGGTAATTTGAGGCCCCCAGATGAGGCTAGAACCATCACCAGGTCCTGGAACACCCTCAGCGAGTATTAGTGAGGCCACCTTCACAGCACCAGAGCTGCCTTCTGAATTCCTGGAAACTTGCCCTTCTCTGCACCTAAATCCCACCTTTCCCTGACCCTCATCCAAGCCCACAGATGCTCTTGGGGCAACCCCTGTCCTGTCCAAGCCCCCCAGTCTGGTGGTTCGTTTTTAAACATGCATGACCCTTGACTTGGCATGTGAGTTTTGGCTTGAGCAGATAAGGGTGTCAGATTCACTTCTGCATCCAGCCAAAGAGCCAAGCACAGAGCCAGAGGATGTGCCAACCAGTTGGGTTCCCAGGGTCTCCTGGGCCAGGCTAATACCGTCATTCAGTGTGTTACACACCCTCTGTCGTTCAAAGCCTCGCGCAGAAATCCCAACAGGTGCCCTCACTGTCAGACCCGTGGCCTTTCAGCACCATCCCCAACATCTGCGCCCAGCCACTCAGCCATGCACACACAGACCCGGAACCCCAGTCTCAGCCAACTATTCACGATCTTAGACCACAGCATCCAAATCACAGAGACTTACCAAGATTCCTCCCAATCACGGATACACCAGCAAGCTCACCGCCACACACATCCACACGCGGACCCACTCACCATCTTTCTGAAACAAGACTTGTTCTAGGTGACCGGTTGCGCCCCTGCCTCTTCTCTCTTTGCATGCTCACAGAATTGCCCACCTGCCCTCTCACCGCCTCCGCTCTCATTCTGTTTCCCCACGTTCCCCACGGTTCCCCGTGGCCACctggcctcccctctccctgccacccacccccaccatcaCTCACAGGCAGCAGGGCTGGCCCAGGATGTCCTGTCTAACCTCTGTTTAACCCAGTTGCTAGGCACCATTGTGCCGATCCCAGGCACTCATTGGCCGCCCCTCTCGCACCAGAGCAGGCCTTTGGGACTCTGGGGTTCTCAGAAAGGGACATGAGATTGCAGGCCCCAGTGCCCACTCAGTCACCCACCCAAGTTGACAGTGGGCTCCTGTCTTGGATCCAGGCCGGGCTGTCCTGTCACCCCCAAATCCCTCATGGTCACTTGGGGACCAGGGAGAGAAAGACTATTAAAGAGCCCTAACCCCCCGTCCATACCTTGAACCTCTCCCTCCCAAGATCAATTCCTATCCCAGGTTTGGGACTTGGACTTGGGCCCACCTGCTACCCTCAGCCCTCCACACCCCGCCCCTCAGCAGCTGCAGCTCTCATTTTCACATCagcctcttttgtttgtttggttttgataaGGCTTGGTTTGTGGGtgaggcaggggggtgggggctgCACTTCCATTTGTCTTCCGACAAATCTCGCTTCTTCCAGCTGtcgagaatgtacttgaggaggAGGCCGAGCTTCTGGCAGGTCGAGAGCGGGCCTTCCTCGCCGCTCCCCTCCCCGGATCCCCGCTTTTCCACGCCGTTGTCACCAGCCGCCTGCAGGCTGACCTCAGGCTGGGGCCCCGCCTCCTCCAAGGCCTTGATGCGGACCTGCTGGGCGAGCTCGGCCATCTCGTTGAGGCAGCCCCGGAGCGTGGTGTAGATGGTGCCGAAGCTGATGCCCCCCCGGCCACCAGCGTTCTGAACAGGGGAATGCCCTTCTCAGAGGCCCGGGCCACCCGCATGGCACCGTCGGACGACTGGGAGTAGAGCCGCAGGACAGTCTCGGGCGAGACCTCGTTGGCCAGCGGGGAGAGGATGACGGAGCGCAGGTCGCCTGCCTGTTTGCCCACCTGCTTGGCCAGCTTGGCGAGCGAGTCGTCGTCCAGGCCGAAGCCGCGGTGGTAGCCACGCAGCGAGCGTATGAGCAGCGCATCGTCGTAGGCGGCCGCCAGCCGGGGCCCGGCCAGAGCCTGGAGGACGCCCAACACCAGGGCCGTCTTGAGCACCTGCTCCTGGAGCATATGTCCTTCTTCGTCCGCAGGGCCTCCAGCGACATGTCGGGCAGCGACAGCAGGCCGGCGTGGCGACGGGGCGCGGGCAGATCGTGCTCCCAGGTGGACACGAGCAGCGGGAAGTCGTAGCGCGCGGGCGAGAGGTTGGACACGAGGAAGACGCGCGGGTCGTTCACGCCGGCCGCGCGCAGCCGCTCGGCGCCGTGCTCGCGCATCTCCTGCAGGACCGCCGCCTCGCTGAAGCCCGAGGGTCGCTGGGTGCGCGTGGCCGCCAGGTCCTCGCCC
Above is a window of Balaenoptera ricei isolate mBalRic1 chromosome 19, mBalRic1.hap2, whole genome shotgun sequence DNA encoding:
- the LOC132353846 gene encoding LOW QUALITY PROTEIN: interferon-inducible GTPase 5-like (The sequence of the model RefSeq protein was modified relative to this genomic sequence to represent the inferred CDS: inserted 1 base in 1 codon; deleted 4 bases in 2 codons) is translated as MATAKLPAVPGEEENTILTAKEELEALRTAFESGDIPQSASCLRKLLASSESTRLEVGITGESGAGKSQXPSPYPHPQFPDVTLWDLPGAGSPGCPVDKYLKQVDFGRYDFFLLVSPRRCGAVETGLVSEILRRGKQFYFVRTEVGEDLAATRTQRPSGFSEAAVLQEMREHGAERLRAAGVNDPRVFLVSNLSPARYDFPLLVSTWEHDLPAPRRHAGLLSLPDMSLEALRTKKDMLQEQVLKTALVLGVLQALAGPRLAAAYDDALLIRSLRGYHRGFGLDDDSLAKLAKQVGKQAGDLRSVILSPLANEVSPETVLRLYSQSSDGAMRVARASEKGIPLFRTLVAGGISFGTIYTTLRGCLNEMAELAQQVRIKALEEAGPQPEVSLQAAGDNGVEKRGSGEGSGEEGPLSTCQKLGLLLKYILDSWKKRDLSEDKWKCSPHPPASPTNQALSKPNKQKRLM